DNA from Candidatus Cloacimonas acidaminovorans str. Evry:
AATTTTACCAATGCACCTCAAGATAAAAAAGATATAGTCATTCCTGTTCCTGCCAATTTCAGCGGTTATGAAGCTACTCCTTTACCGGACTATTAAAAAAACTATTTCGCCAAAGAAGTGAAGCAGCTGAAAATTGTCCTGCTACTAATCTTGGTATTAGTTACCATTACTCTTGGTGGAACAGCAAAACAGGATTCGCTGAAGACCTATACTCTTCCCACCGTTTATGTAATAGTAGAAAAGCCCTCAGAGGCAATTGGTTCTCTGCATATAATTGAAGGTGAAGATGTAAAAAATGCGCTTTCTTTACGCGAAGCAATGCAAAATAGCGTTGGCATCAGCGCTACTATTGGCACAAAAGACGAAAGTAATTTACGCTTACGTGGTTTCCGCAAAAACGAAATCAAGGTAATGGTAGATGGCAAACCCTTAAATAACGGTTATTTCGGCAATGTGGACATCAGTAAGCTCTCTTTGCTGGATATTGAAGAAATTCAGATTTTGAAGGGTCCTGCTTCACCTCTTTACGGAACAAATAATATGGGCGGAGTAGTAAATATTATTACCAAAGCTCCGCCAAATAATTACTGGCTGGAAGTGAATACACTCTTTAAACGCAATAATACCAATGAAATAACCCTATCTTCCGCTCATAGTTTTGATACCTGGAATTACCGTATAGGAGTTTCCCAGGAAAAAACAGACGGTTTTGTACTCTCCGAAAAATTTATTCCTACCCCTTATGAAGATGGAGGAGTTCGTAATAACAGCGATAAATGCCTCTATAACATTTCCGGTTCTCTGGATAAGGAATTCTTAAATTTCCATAATTTAGGTGTGGACTTTGGCTATAATAAAATGGATAAAAAGAATATTCCTTCTTCTATTTATGAACAACGCTATAGGCAATATCAGGACTGGATGCGTTATCATATCGGCTTATGGACTAAAATGCAAGTGAGTGAATCCGGCACTTTAAATCTGCAGTTAATCAATGATGGAAGCACCGATCGCTATTTGGAATATAAAGACCCTGCTTATGAAAATTTAACTTTAGATTCTAAAATGCACAATGCCGGTTTTGGCTTTCATTCCCGTTTTACTAAAACATTTACGGGAAATAAAAAACTG
Protein-coding regions in this window:
- a CDS encoding TonB-dependent receptor; translation: MKQLKIVLLLILVLVTITLGGTAKQDSLKTYTLPTVYVIVEKPSEAIGSLHIIEGEDVKNALSLREAMQNSVGISATIGTKDESNLRLRGFRKNEIKVMVDGKPLNNGYFGNVDISKLSLLDIEEIQILKGPASPLYGTNNMGGVVNIITKAPPNNYWLEVNTLFKRNNTNEITLSSAHSFDTWNYRIGVSQEKTDGFVLSEKFIPTPYEDGGVRNNSDKCLYNISGSLDKEFLNFHNLGVDFGYNKMDKKNIPSSIYEQRYRQYQDWMRYHIGLWTKMQVSESGTLNLQLINDGSTDRYLEYKDPAYENLTLDSKMHNAGFGFHSRFTKTFTGNKKLDIGYNYDFQGNNRKDNDSYQQWTDSVVHIHQAFSQLECTIIPKLLLTTGIGVNTRINRDNNKIQPQLEPAVGIVYEIIPDSETSFAIGRNTSHPTMRQLYSASKGNPDLKPQNSLKLEINHNQALWQNKISLSFSVYFNDTKDLIDLYNGHYENIYKVQSQGTEIGVSFSPDKFFQTSVNYAYLSYRKISDYYLTETPKNSVELCQQFTFPYKIGFRINSSYRDRCLSQDDDGRYHTLAPYWKHDLILTIPWKRLKLFLGVENVLDEDYQSEYGYPEPGRNFSLGLQAII